One region of Candidatus Bathyarchaeia archaeon genomic DNA includes:
- a CDS encoding DUF99 family protein, with product MNTNSHKKVRPIKVREVKPEIRVLGIDDGVFKPHSKDMVDVVGVVFRGGYWLDGFMHTKVQVDGMDATERLAEMITHSPHYPQLRVIMLNGVTLAGFNIVDIKELYEKVKRPTIAVTRDKPNFKDIKKALQNLPETEKRWKAIDRAGKMIRVRTRERQDPIYVHVAGIPEETAERILKSTSTRSNIPEALRVAHIIASGLRHA from the coding sequence ATGAACACAAATAGCCACAAGAAGGTTAGACCAATCAAGGTTCGAGAGGTAAAACCTGAGATTCGAGTGTTAGGCATAGATGACGGCGTATTTAAGCCACACTCAAAAGATATGGTTGATGTTGTAGGCGTAGTTTTCAGGGGTGGGTACTGGCTCGACGGCTTCATGCACACAAAGGTTCAAGTGGACGGTATGGACGCGACCGAAAGACTAGCTGAGATGATAACCCACTCGCCTCATTATCCTCAGCTACGCGTAATCATGTTAAACGGCGTCACACTGGCTGGCTTCAACATTGTAGACATTAAGGAACTGTATGAAAAAGTGAAGCGGCCTACAATAGCGGTTACCCGAGACAAGCCCAACTTCAAAGACATAAAGAAGGCGTTGCAAAATCTGCCGGAAACCGAGAAAAGGTGGAAGGCCATCGATAGGGCGGGCAAAATGATTAGAGTGCGAACTCGCGAAAGACAGGATCCCATATATGTGCACGTCGCTGGAATCCCCGAAGAAACGGCTGAGCGAATCTTGAAGAGCACATCTACTCGCAGCAACATCCCTGAAGCCCTACGCGTGGCACACATCATCGCCTCTGGATTAAGACATGCATAA